Proteins encoded within one genomic window of Camelina sativa cultivar DH55 chromosome 19, Cs, whole genome shotgun sequence:
- the LOC109124466 gene encoding E3 ubiquitin ligase BIG BROTHER-related-like isoform X1, producing MPMENDNGHASNVVVTAEQATKINETEVRLPIENRQTGVVSDAGSVGNSERGEQGDGETAVAVAVAVEENGSNLVAELPPRSSSARVPFTNLNQIDADLALARTLQEQERAYMMLTMNSEISDYGSWETGSYVYDEDEFDDPENEDEDDDEDEYETDNDLQEDAPDVHANENDQEDDGNSDIEEVAYSDDEAYARALQDAEERDMAARLSALSGLANRVEVLEDESHTSQQDAWDEMDPDELSYEELLALGDIVGTESRGLSADTIASLPSKRYKDGDNQNGTNESCVICRLDYEDDDDLILLPCKHSYHSECINNWLKINKVCPVCSAEVSASTSGQS from the exons ATGCCCATGGAGAACGACAACGGCCACGCCAGCAACGTCGTCGTCACCGCCGAGCAAGCCACCAAGATTAACGAGACTGAGGTACGATTACCGATTGAGAATCGCCAGACCGGTGTTGTCTCAGACGCCGGAAGTGTTGGTAATAGCGAGAGAGGAGAGCAAGGGGACGGAGAGACGGCagtggcggtggcggtggcggtggaAGAGAACGGATCGAATTTGGTGGCTGAGCTACCTCCTCGATCTTCTTCCGCTAGAGTTCCGTTCACTAATCTAAACCAAATTGATGCGGATCTTGCTCTTGCTCGCACACTCCAAGAACAG GAGCGGGCGTATATGATGTTGACTATGAATAGTGAAATCAGTGACTATGGGAGCTGGGAAACTGGAAGCTATGTATACGATGAGGATGAGTTTGATGACCCCGAgaatgaggatgaggatgacgatgaagatgaataTGAAACAGATAACGATTTACAGGAAGATGCGCCAGATGTTCACGCCAATGAAAATGATCAAGAAGATGACGGCAACTCTGACATCGAAGAAGTTGCTTATTCTGATGATGAGGCCTATGCTAGAGCTCTTCAAGATGCTGAAGAAAGAGATATGGCAGCTAGATTGTCTGCCTTATCTGGGTTAGCCAATC GGGTTGAAGTTCTAGAGGATGAGAGTCATACTTCTCAG CAGGATGCCTGGGATGAGATGGATCCTGATGAGCTTTCATATGAG GAGTTGCTTGCACTTGGCGACATTGTGGGAACCGAAAGTAGAGGATTGTCTGCTGATACAATTGCATCTTTGCCTTCAAAAAGATATAAAGATGGGGACAATCAGAACGGAACCAATGAGTC ATGTGTTATATGTCGTTTAGActatgaggatgatgatgacctGATACTGCTCCCATGCAAACATTCTTACCACTCGGAGTGCATAAACAACTGGTTGAAGATAAACAAG
- the LOC109124466 gene encoding E3 ubiquitin ligase BIG BROTHER-related-like isoform X2 gives MPMENDNGHASNVVVTAEQATKINETEVRLPIENRQTGVVSDAGSVGNSERGEQGDGETAVAVAVAVEENGSNLVAELPPRSSSARVPFTNLNQIDADLALARTLQEQERAYMMLTMNSEISDYGSWETGSYVYDEDEFDDPENEDEDDDEDEYETDNDLQEDAPDVHANENDQEDDGNSDIEEVAYSDDEAYARALQDAEERDMAARLSALSGLANRVEVLEDESHTSQDAWDEMDPDELSYEELLALGDIVGTESRGLSADTIASLPSKRYKDGDNQNGTNESCVICRLDYEDDDDLILLPCKHSYHSECINNWLKINKVCPVCSAEVSASTSGQS, from the exons ATGCCCATGGAGAACGACAACGGCCACGCCAGCAACGTCGTCGTCACCGCCGAGCAAGCCACCAAGATTAACGAGACTGAGGTACGATTACCGATTGAGAATCGCCAGACCGGTGTTGTCTCAGACGCCGGAAGTGTTGGTAATAGCGAGAGAGGAGAGCAAGGGGACGGAGAGACGGCagtggcggtggcggtggcggtggaAGAGAACGGATCGAATTTGGTGGCTGAGCTACCTCCTCGATCTTCTTCCGCTAGAGTTCCGTTCACTAATCTAAACCAAATTGATGCGGATCTTGCTCTTGCTCGCACACTCCAAGAACAG GAGCGGGCGTATATGATGTTGACTATGAATAGTGAAATCAGTGACTATGGGAGCTGGGAAACTGGAAGCTATGTATACGATGAGGATGAGTTTGATGACCCCGAgaatgaggatgaggatgacgatgaagatgaataTGAAACAGATAACGATTTACAGGAAGATGCGCCAGATGTTCACGCCAATGAAAATGATCAAGAAGATGACGGCAACTCTGACATCGAAGAAGTTGCTTATTCTGATGATGAGGCCTATGCTAGAGCTCTTCAAGATGCTGAAGAAAGAGATATGGCAGCTAGATTGTCTGCCTTATCTGGGTTAGCCAATC GGGTTGAAGTTCTAGAGGATGAGAGTCATACTTCTCAG GATGCCTGGGATGAGATGGATCCTGATGAGCTTTCATATGAG GAGTTGCTTGCACTTGGCGACATTGTGGGAACCGAAAGTAGAGGATTGTCTGCTGATACAATTGCATCTTTGCCTTCAAAAAGATATAAAGATGGGGACAATCAGAACGGAACCAATGAGTC ATGTGTTATATGTCGTTTAGActatgaggatgatgatgacctGATACTGCTCCCATGCAAACATTCTTACCACTCGGAGTGCATAAACAACTGGTTGAAGATAAACAAG